The following are encoded in a window of Stigmatopora nigra isolate UIUO_SnigA chromosome 23, RoL_Snig_1.1, whole genome shotgun sequence genomic DNA:
- the tspan12 gene encoding tetraspanin-12 isoform X2, which translates to MARQDAVRCVRLFLYVLNVLFWLMSACILGVAAWIRDSLNAVLTLTAHTRLEEAAVLTFAPVVHPVLVVVCCFLLMVAMLGVCGTLRCDLAMLSWYFGSLLVILCVELASALWTYEQPPLQRSDILSLKFRMANFGLRQHQWLTHTWNTFQTEFECCGVIYFTDWLEMTEREWPPDSCCSNQYPGCARRAHQHDLSDLHQEGCGPKLLSFIRSGAPLQLLRFLGVALGVAQILAMALTLTLLWTLSYGGRRPKEPAGWPALSRDPSVELPLRAELGSLR; encoded by the exons ATGGCGCGACAGGACGCCGTGAGATGCGTGCGCCTTTTCCTCTACGTGCTCAACGTGCTCTTCTGG CTCATGTCAGCGTGCATTCTGGGAGTGGCGGCGTGGATTCGGGATTCCCTCAATGCCGTCCTCACTCTGACTGCTCACACCAG GCTGGAGGAAGCGGCGGTCCTGACTTTTGCTCCCGTGGTCCACCCCGTCTTGGTGGTGGTGTGCTGCTTCCTGCTGATGGTGGCCATGTTGGGCGTGTGCGGCACGCTACGTTGCGACCTGGCCATGCTGTCCTGG TACTTTGGAAGTCTGCTGGTCATCTTGTGCGTGGAGTTGGCCAGCGCTCTGTGGACCTACGAACAG CCCCCGTTGCAACGCTCGGACATTCTCAGCCTCAAATTTCGTATGGCCAACTTTGGCCTTCGCCAGCATCAGTGGCTCACGCACACCTGGAACACCTTTCAGACGGAG TTTGAATGCTGCGGGGTGATCTACTTCACCGATTGGCTGGAGATGACGGAGAGGGAGTGGCCTCCTGACTCCTGCTGCTCCAATCAGTATCCGGGGTGCGCCCGGCGAGCCCACCAACACGACCTGAGCGATCTCCATCAAGAG GGCTGCGGTCCCAAGCTGCTGTCCTTCATCCGATCCGGCGCGCCGCTGCAGCTGCTGCGCTTCCTGGGCGTGGCCTTGGGCGTGGCGCAGATCCTGGCCATGGCCCTGACGCTCACGCTGCTGTGGACGCTCTCCTACGGAGGCCGGAGACCCAAGGAGCCAGCGGGCTGGCCGGCGCTCTCTCGGGACCCGTCCGTCGAGCTCCCCCTACGGGCGGAACTCGGCTCCTTGCGTTAG
- the LOC144181480 gene encoding methionine aminopeptidase 2-like, which produces MNATQRRHRFPHTYPQCPVRIQEQSVIMAAVLTETLAEQKQVQTADMNGDAADREEADPAEGAAGKKKKKKKKKNKSSTPGPEGDAVAEVTKELEKQVMEEEEGEEDVEDSAGKKKKKKKKKKGPKCQSDPPSVPICELYPGGVFPVGQECEYPPSQDGRSAAWRASNDERRVLDRANEEVWNDFRQAAEAHRQVRRHVRGFLKPGMTMIEICERLEDCSRKLIKENKLNAGLAFPTGCSLNHCAAHYTPNAGDPTVLRYDDVCKIDFGTHVNGRIIDCAFTVTFNPKYDRLLEAVKDATNTGIKNAGIDVRLCDVGEAIQEVMESYEVELDGKTYQVKPIRNLNGHSIGQYRIHAGKTVPIVKGGEATKMEEGEVYAIETFGSTGKGVVHDDMECSHYMKNFDVGHVPIRLPRAKHLLNVVNENFGTLAFCRRWLDRLGESKYLMALKNLCDLGIVDPYPPLCDSKGCYTAQFEHTILLRPTCKEVVSRGDDY; this is translated from the exons ATGAACGCGACACAACGACGTCACAGATTCCCCCATACTTACCCACAATGCCCCGTGCGGATCCAGGAGCAGTCTGTCATCATGGCGGCGGTGCTCACGGAGACGCTAGCTGAGCAGAAACAGGTACAGACAGCCGACATGAACGGCGATGCCGCGGATCGCGAGGAAGCCGATCCGGCGGAAGGAGCTGCgggcaaaaagaagaaaaagaagaagaagaagaacaagtcATCGACCCCCG GTCCAGAGGGAGACGCCGTCGCCGAGGTGACCAAAGAGCTGGAGAAGCAggtgatggaggaagaggagggcgaGGAAG ATGTGGAGGATTCGGCgggcaagaagaagaagaagaaaaagaagaagaaaggac ccaaATGTCAAAGCGATCCTCCGTCGGTTCCCATCTGCGAGCTTTATCCCGGCGGGGTTTTCCCCGTGGGTCAGGAGTGCGAATACCCTCCCTCTCAAGACGG GCGGAGCGCGGCCTGGCGCGCCAGCAACGACGAGCGCAGAGTGTTGGACAGAGCCAACGAGGAGGTGTGGAATGACTTCCGGCAGGCGGCCGAGGCTCACCGGCAGGTCCGCCGGCACGTCCGAGGCTTCCTCAAACCCGGGATGACCATGATTGAAATATG CGAGCGTCTGGAGGACTGCTCCCGCAAGCTAATCAAGGAGAACAAGCTAAACGCCGGCCTGGCCTTTCCCACCGGCTGCTCGCTCAACCACTGCGCCGCCCACTACACTCCCAACGCCGGCGACCCCACCGTCCTGCGCTACGACGACGTGTGCAAGATCGACTTTGGCACGCACGTCAACG GGCGAATCATCGACTGTGCCTTCACCGTCACCTTCAACCCAAAGTACGACAGGCTGCTGGAAGCCGTCAAAGACGCCACCAACACCGGCATCAAA AATGCCGGAATCGACGTGCGTCTTTGTGACGTCGGCGAGGCCATTCAGGAAGTCATGGAGTCCTACGAAGTGGAGCTGGACGGAAAAACGTACCAAG TCAAACCCATCCGCAACCTCAACGGCCACTCCATCGGCCAGTACAGGATACACGCCGGAAAGACGGTGCCCATCGTCAAGGGAGGAGAAGCCACTAAGATGGAG GAAGGCGAGGTGTACGCCATCGAGACTTTCGGCAGCACGGGGAAAGGCGTGGTCCACGACGACATGGAGTGCTCGCACTACATGAAGAACTTTGACGTGGGACACGTGCCCATCAG GCTACCGCGGGCCAAGCACCTGCTCAACGTGGTCAACGAGAACTTTGGCACGCTGGCCTTCTGTCGCCGCTGGTTGGACCGGCTGGGCGAGAGCAAGTACCTGATGGCGCTGAAGAACCTGTGCGACCTGGGCATCGTGGACCCCTACCCGCCGCTCTGCGACAGCAAGGGCTGCTACACGGCGCAGTTTGAGCACACCATCCTGCTCAGGCCCACCTGCAAGGAGGTGGTCAGCCGGGGAGATGACTACTGA
- the LOC144181575 gene encoding A-type voltage-gated potassium channel KCND2-like, which translates to MAAGMAAWLPLARASAVGWMPLARRPMPAVPPGGRAGEDPVLVLNVSGIRFQTRRKTLERYPDTLLGSSEKDFFFLRESGEYFLDRDPHLFRHVLNFYQTGSLHFPRQECVAAFEEELAFFGLLPEAVGDCCYEDYKERRRENLERLLDDDADGEVAAASTAPTASSTAPTASWASRRREAVWRAFENPHTSTAALVFYYVTGFFIAVSVTANVLETVPCGGGSRETARGGTCGQRYALAFFCLDTACVLIFTAEYLLRLAAAPGRLKFVASVMSLIDAVAIVPYYVGLVLPENEEVSGAFVTLRVFRVFRIFKLSRHSAGLRILGYTLKSCASELGFLLFSLTMAIVIFATVMFYAEKSSEGSAFTSIPAAFWYTVVTMTTLGYGDMVPKTITGKIVGSVCSLSGVLVIALPVPVIVSNFSRIYNQSQRAEKGRAQKKCRLARIEAGKRRGASAYLSYRLLTEVLVLGRPFRGPSFREAAGAPTLEATANGNVAQQHHHLLHCLEKTTNLHFVDQASVERSRPEDPRPEEPRPEEPRPEEPRSERGPTLGSDRSSSPRPLAFCCTERSDWPPSAQRPFSRASPDANLGEALPLSRQGHPVTAGSSTPSIPASRGDRWQGPESVCISEL; encoded by the exons ATGGCGGCCGGGATGGCGGCGTGGTTGCCGCTGGCTCGCGCGTCGGCCGTGGGCTGGATGCCCCTGGCCCGCCGGCCCATGCCGGCGGTCCCGCCGGGAGGACGGGCGGGGGAGGACCCGGTCCTGGTCCTCAACGTGAGCGGCATTCGATTCCAGACCCGGCGGAAGACGCTGGAGCGCTACCCGGACACTCTTCTGGGAAGCTCGGAGAAGGACTTCTTCTTTCTGCGGGAGAGCGGCGAGTACTTCTTGGATCGCGACCCGCACTTGTTCCGCCACGTCCTCAACTTTTACCAGACGGGGAGCCTGCACTTCCCGCGCCAGGAGTGCGTGGCCGCCTTCGAGGAGGAGCTGGCCTTTTTCGGCCTCCTCCCGGAAGCCGTCGGGGACTGCTGCTACGAGGACTACAAGGAGCGGCGGCGGGAGAACCTGGAGCGGCTCCTGGACGACGACGCGGACGGCGAGGTGGCGGCGGCGTCAACGGCGCCCACGGCGTCGTCCACGGCGCCAACGGCGTCTTGGGCTTCCCGCCGGCGGGAGGCCGTGTGGCGAGCCTTCGAGAACCCGCACACGTCCACCGCCGCACTGGTATTCTATTACGTGACGGGGTTTTTCATCGCCGTGTCCGTCACGGCCAACGTCCTGGAGACGGTCCCCTGCGGCGGGGGGAGTCGGGAGACGGCCCGGGGCGGGACGTGCGGCCAGCGCTACGCCCTGGCCTTCTTCTGCCTGGACACGGCCTGCGTGCTGATCTTCACGGCCGAGTACCTCCTGCGTCTGGCGGCGGCGCCCGGCCGCTTGAAGTTCGTGGCCAGCGTCATGTCGCTGATCGACGCGGTGGCCATCGTGCCCTACTACGTGGGGCTGGTCCTGCCCGAGAACGAGGAGGTGAGCGGCGCCTTTGTCACGCTGCGGGTCTTCCGCGTCTTCCGCATCTTCAAGTTGTCGCGCCACTCGGCCGGCCTGCGCATCCTGGGCTACACGCTGAAGAGTTGCGCCTCGGAGCTGGGCTTCCTGCTCTTCTCGCTCACCATGGCCATCGTCATCTTCGCCACCGTCATGTTCTACGCCGAGAAGAGCTCCGAGGGCTCCGCCTTCACCTCTATCCCCGCCGCCTTCTGGTACACCGTCGTCACCATGACCACACTGGG CTACGGCGACATGGTTCCCAAAACCATCACGGGTAAGATCGTGGGCTCCGTCTGCTCGCTGAGCGGCGTGCTGGTCATCGCCCTGCCCGTGCCCGTCATCGTCTCCAACTTCAGCCGCATCTACAATCAGAGCCAGCGCGCCGAGAAGGGGCGGGCGCAGAAG AAATGTCGCCTGGCCCGAATTGAAGCCGGAAAGAGACGAGGGGCCAGCGCTTACTTGAGCTACAGACTGCTGACTGAGGTACTTGTTCTGGGACGGCCTTTCCGTGGCCCCTCTTTCCGG GAGGCGGCGGGGGCGCCGACGTTGGAGGCCACGGCCAACGGTAACGTGGCCCAGCAGCATCATCACCTGTTGCACTGCCTGGAGAAAACAacg AACCTGCATTTTGTGGACCAAGCTTCCGTGGAACGCAGCCGTCCCGAGGATCCCCGTCCCGAGGAGCCCCGTCCCGAGGAGCCCCGTCCCGAGGAGCCCCGGTCCGAGCGGGGCCCGACTCTCGGCTCCGACCGGTCCTCCTCGCCACGTCCTCTGGCTTTCTGCTGCACCGAGAGGTCCGACTGGCCCCCCTCCGCCCAACGGCCGTTCAG TCGCGCCAGCCCCGACGCCAATTTGGGGGAAGCCCTCCCCTTGAGCCGTCAAGGCCATCCGGTCACCGCGGGGAGCTCGACGCCGTCAATCCCGGCGTCCCGAGGCGACCGTTGGCAGGGGCCCGAGAGCGTTTGCATTTCGGAACTCTGA
- the tspan12 gene encoding tetraspanin-12 isoform X1, which produces MARQDAVRCVRLFLYVLNVLFWLMSACILGVAAWIRDSLNAVLTLTAHTRLEEAAVLTFAPVVHPVLVVVCCFLLMVAMLGVCGTLRCDLAMLSWYFGSLLVILCVELASALWTYEQPPLQRSDILSLKFRMANFGLRQHQWLTHTWNTFQTEFECCGVIYFTDWLEMTEREWPPDSCCSNQYPGCARRAHQHDLSDLHQEARGAGPEEGCGPKLLSFIRSGAPLQLLRFLGVALGVAQILAMALTLTLLWTLSYGGRRPKEPAGWPALSRDPSVELPLRAELGSLR; this is translated from the exons ATGGCGCGACAGGACGCCGTGAGATGCGTGCGCCTTTTCCTCTACGTGCTCAACGTGCTCTTCTGG CTCATGTCAGCGTGCATTCTGGGAGTGGCGGCGTGGATTCGGGATTCCCTCAATGCCGTCCTCACTCTGACTGCTCACACCAG GCTGGAGGAAGCGGCGGTCCTGACTTTTGCTCCCGTGGTCCACCCCGTCTTGGTGGTGGTGTGCTGCTTCCTGCTGATGGTGGCCATGTTGGGCGTGTGCGGCACGCTACGTTGCGACCTGGCCATGCTGTCCTGG TACTTTGGAAGTCTGCTGGTCATCTTGTGCGTGGAGTTGGCCAGCGCTCTGTGGACCTACGAACAG CCCCCGTTGCAACGCTCGGACATTCTCAGCCTCAAATTTCGTATGGCCAACTTTGGCCTTCGCCAGCATCAGTGGCTCACGCACACCTGGAACACCTTTCAGACGGAG TTTGAATGCTGCGGGGTGATCTACTTCACCGATTGGCTGGAGATGACGGAGAGGGAGTGGCCTCCTGACTCCTGCTGCTCCAATCAGTATCCGGGGTGCGCCCGGCGAGCCCACCAACACGACCTGAGCGATCTCCATCAAGAGGCGAGAGGCGCCGGCCCGGAGGAG GGCTGCGGTCCCAAGCTGCTGTCCTTCATCCGATCCGGCGCGCCGCTGCAGCTGCTGCGCTTCCTGGGCGTGGCCTTGGGCGTGGCGCAGATCCTGGCCATGGCCCTGACGCTCACGCTGCTGTGGACGCTCTCCTACGGAGGCCGGAGACCCAAGGAGCCAGCGGGCTGGCCGGCGCTCTCTCGGGACCCGTCCGTCGAGCTCCCCCTACGGGCGGAACTCGGCTCCTTGCGTTAG
- the usp44 gene encoding ubiquitin carboxyl-terminal hydrolase 44: MDRCQHVRRLRLASDHSVLKPRQWHCVDCNTSESVWACLGCAHVACGRYIREHALRHFERQRHPLAMEVNHRYVFCYLCDDYVLNDNATGDLELLRSTLAAIQSQRYQVTTRSGRVLRSAGEAPVPAPGGGGLSRLRDEDHLFTALWHRRRALAARVFRAWSGLTRLGRSRREEEEEGERKREARVRKPTLKRRKGEEAEHAPLRKSARLRGKTHAALEKAQVAGPLPSPAGKRTGRNEAPSQSGSSSAEPPDAGSPVPQRPAVVPGVTGLRNLGNTCYMNSVLQVLSHLSVFRECFLRLEPAQALLASAPRGGGRSAAGGAPPPPRKTAGLSGGASRGGSMELIQASEPGSKRASLCHELRTLFRVMWSGKWALVSPFAMLHSVWQLIPAFRGYAQQDAQEFLCELLDKVQRELESAGARQRLLRQVLGVINTVFRGQLLSQVTCAACRRRSDTVEPFWDLSLEFPERYHRNGARDSCHLTEMLAKFTESEALEGHIYACDHCNATRRRRSLSKAVLLTQAQKQLTVHDMPQVLRLHLKRFRWSGRNHREKIGVHVSFDQLLDMAPYCCGRPERFLYQLAAVVMHHGRGFGSGHYTAYCYNSAGGFWVHCNDSEMNVCSVDQVCQAQAYILFYTQKASRAKERPP, translated from the exons ATGGACCGCTGCCAGCACGTCAGGCGCCTGCGGCTGGCCTCGGATCACTCCGTCCTCAAGCCCCGCCAGTGGCACTGCGTGGACTGCAACACCAGCGAGTCGGTCTGGGCCTGCCTGGGCTGCGCTCACGTGGCGTGCGGGCGCTACATCCGAGAGCACGCCCTGCGCCACTTTGAGCGCCAGCGTCACCCGCTGGCCATGGAGGTCAACCATCGCTACGTCTTCTGCTACCTGTGCGACGACTACGTGCTCAACGACAACGCCACGGGGGACCTGGAGCTACTGCGGAGCACGCTGGCCGCCATCCAGAGCCAACGCTACCAAGTCACCACCCGTAGCGGGCGCGTCCTCCGCTCGGCCGGCGAGGCGCCGGTGCCGGcgcccggcggcggcggcctctCGCGGCTGCGGGACGAGGACCACCTGTTCACCGCCCTGTGGCACCGTCGCCGGGCGCTGGCGGCCCGCGTCTTTCGCGCCTGGTCCGGCCTGACCCGCCTCGGCCGGAGCCggcgggaggaggaggaggaaggggagCGCAAACGGGAGGCCCGGGTGAGAAAGCCAACGCTCAAGAGGCGCAAAGGAGAGGAAGCGGAGCACGCCCCGCTGAGGAAGAGCGCGCGCTTACGTGGGAAGACTCACGCGGCTTTGGAAAAGGCCCAAGTGGCGGGTCCCCTCCCGTCGCCGGCCGGGAAAAGGACGGGCCGGAACGAAGCCCCGTCCCAAAGTGGCTCCTCCTCCGCCGAGCCCCCGGACGCCGGCTCGCCCGTCCCGCAGCGTCCCGCCGTCGTCCCCGGGGTCACGGGTTTGAGGAACCTGGGCAACACTTGCTACATGAACTCTGTCCTGCAAGTGCTGAGCCACCTGAGCGTCTTCAGGGAGTGCTTTCTGCGCCTGGAACCGGCCCAGGCGCTGCTGGCGTCGGCCCCTCGCGGCGGCGGGCGGTCCGCCGCCGGCGGGGCGCCACCGCCGCCCCGGAAGACGGCCGGCCTGAGCGGCGGCGCCTCGCGGGGGGGCAGCATGGAGCTGATCCAAGCCTCGGAGCCCGGCTCCAAGCGCGCCTCCCTGTGCCACGAGCTGCGCACGCTGTTCCGAGTGATGTGGTCGGGCAAGTGGGCGCTGGTGTCGCCCTTCGCCATGCTGCACTCGGTGTGGCAGCTCATCCCGGCCTTCCGCGGCTACGCCCAGCAGGACGCGCAGGAGTTCCTGTGCGAGCTGCTGGACAAGGTCCAGCGGGAGCTGGAGAGCGCCGGCGCGCGCCAACGCCTGCTCCGCCAGGTCCTGGGCGTGATCAACACCGTCTTTCGTGGCCAGCTCCTTAGCCAG GTGACGTGCGCGGCCTGCCGGCGTCGATCCGACACGGTGGAGCCCTTCTGGGACCTGTCGCTGGAGTTCCCCGAGCGGTACCACCGGAACGGCGCCCGCGACTCCTGTCACCTGACGGAAATGTTGGCCAAGTTCACGGAGAGCGAGGCGCTGGAGGGCCACATCTACGCCTGCGACCACTGTAACG CCACGCGAAGGCGGCGCTCCCTCTCCAAAGCGGTCCTCCTCACCCAAGCACAAAAGCAACTGACGGTGCACGACATGCCTCAGGTTCTGCGGCTGCACCTGAAACGCTTCAG GTGGTCGGGTCGCAACCACCGGGAGAAAATCGGCGTCCACGTGAGCTTCGACCAGCTCCTGGACATGGCTCCGTACTGTTGCGGCCGACCCGAGCGCTTCCTCTACCAGCTGGCCGCCGTGGTCATGCATCACGGGAGGGGCTTTGGATCGGGACACTACACGGCCTACTGCTACAACTCGGCGGGAG GTTTCTGGGTCCACTGCAACGACTCGGAGATGAACGTGTGCTCCGTGGACCAAGTGTGTCAAGCGCAGGCCTACATCCTCTTCTACACGCAGAAAGCAAGTCGGGCCAAAGAGCGTCCGCCGTAG